The Toxorhynchites rutilus septentrionalis strain SRP chromosome 3, ASM2978413v1, whole genome shotgun sequence genome includes a region encoding these proteins:
- the LOC129778200 gene encoding uncharacterized protein LOC129778200 isoform X2, which yields MPVGGSSNAGQQSDEDDDFFKPTTNRQSTSKLSDRYGASSFRYVPPQEVIESGDESARVKTAVEWNLLQASVVTAYRLVDGENISQGRLGLALLRSDAEFRILLYRTKTDALATLNVSKSTKLFLRNDYLQFQSDDECFWSILFENDSELSRLLSTLDGACLLSGEKTQSKPIPASRSNPVIEEPNSDVDKSKANLISRMARVGQSIFPQEKQSFASEISDSSDTDTRIETIPRSNFSSHHRRVASSSKVLPVTIGMQMIPTSSVLTTADHNMMQTATDVNLNLFMTESRMQGTEMRMNLSKLEGKLDRMMDKIDNMQGLAGVGGKSSADKDEEMLALEEKILGLRKENHALKGTIRSLEERIMAHKANDLAEANLVKMEKRCQELEKTVGILQRDVQASHKKIDEDIKIIEEQSQTIEANREIMEHKTKAICTLEERLEAVQDEHNSELEKNKLLAEQLESVQKSMKDMEQELMKYKEDKSDNSTFDEMVKEIMNNCFQSLYEQIDDAKTIKIIGLTIRQETKAALERQKKK from the exons aTGCCTGTTGGTGGCTCTAGTAATGCAGGTCAACAATCCGACGAGGATGACGATTTTTTCAAACCAACCACAAA CAGACAAAGCACGTCAAAGTTGTCCGATCGTTACGGGGCGTCTTCATTCAGATACGTTCCACCGCAGGAAGTAATCGAATCGGGAGATGAGAGCGCGCGAGTGAAAACAGCTGTCGAGTGGAACTTGTTGCAGGCCAGTGTAGTTACTGCTTATAGACT CGTTGATGGCGAGAATATATCCCAAGGAAGGCTCGGGCTAGCATTGCTCCGATCTGATGCCGAGTTTAGAATTTTACTTTATCGAACAAAAACCGATGCATTAGCCACTTTAAATGTTTCGAAATCAACAAAACTATTCCTGCGAAATGACTATCTTCAATTCCAAAGCGACGACGAATGCTTTTGGAGTATTCTGTTCGAAAACGATTCGGAGCTAAGTCGTTTACTGTCAACTCTCGATGGCGCTTGTCTATTGAGTGGAGAGAAGACGCAGTCCAAACCGATTCCTGCTTCCAGATCGAATCCAGTGATTGAAGAACCTAATTCGGACGTGGATAAAAGCAAAGCCAACTTGATTTCACGTATGGCCAGAGTCGGGCAATCGATTTTTCCACAGGAAAAACAATCCTTTGCATCCGAAATAAGCGACTCTTCGGATACGGACACCCGTATCGAGACGATCCCTCGATCTAACTTTTCGTCACATCATCGAAGGGTTGCGAGCAGCAGCAAGGTTCTTCCCGTGACCATTGGAATGCAAATGATTCCCACGAGCTCTGTGCTCACGACTGCCGACCATAATATGATGCAAACGGCTACCGATGTTAACCTCAATCTGTTTATGACCGAAAGCCGCATGCAGGGAACCGAGATGCGCATGAACCTTTCCAAGCTTGAAGGAAAGTTGGATCGGATGATGGACAAAATTGACAACATGCAAGGATTAGCTGGGGTGGGTGGAAAATCGAGCGCCGACAAGGACGAAGAAATGTTAGCGTTGGAGGAGAAAATACTCGGATTGAGAAAAGAAAATCATGCCCTGAAGGGAACTATAAGAAGCCTGGAGGAAAGAATAATGGCTCATAAAGCGAATGACTTGGCGGAAGCAAATCTAGTGAAGATGGAGAAACGATGTCAGGAATTAGAGAAAACAGTTGGAATATTACAACGAGATGTTCAGGCTAGTCATAAGAAAATTGATGAAGatataaaaataattgaagagCAAAGTCAAACGATTGAAGCGAATAGAGAAATTATGGAGCATAAAACCAAAGCAATTTGCACTTTAGAAGAACGATTGGAAGCTGTTCAAGATGAACACAATTCTGAGCTTGAGAAGAACAAATTGTTGGCCGAACAGTTGGAAAGTGTACAGAAGTCAATGAAGGACATGGAGCAGGAGCTGATGAAATATAAGGAGGATAAATCTGACAACAGTACATTCGATGAGATGGTGAAAGAAATTATGAACAATTGTTTTCAAAGTTTGTACGAACAAATAGATGATGCGAAGACAATAAAAATTATCGGACTCACCATAAGACAAGAAACGAAAGCGGCTCTCGAGCGTCAGAAgaagaaataa
- the LOC129778200 gene encoding uncharacterized protein LOC129778200 isoform X1: protein MPVGGSSNAGQQSDEDDDFFKPTTNSTLAKVFGISKIVPPTKQSSVHSSKPSRQSTSKLSDRYGASSFRYVPPQEVIESGDESARVKTAVEWNLLQASVVTAYRLVDGENISQGRLGLALLRSDAEFRILLYRTKTDALATLNVSKSTKLFLRNDYLQFQSDDECFWSILFENDSELSRLLSTLDGACLLSGEKTQSKPIPASRSNPVIEEPNSDVDKSKANLISRMARVGQSIFPQEKQSFASEISDSSDTDTRIETIPRSNFSSHHRRVASSSKVLPVTIGMQMIPTSSVLTTADHNMMQTATDVNLNLFMTESRMQGTEMRMNLSKLEGKLDRMMDKIDNMQGLAGVGGKSSADKDEEMLALEEKILGLRKENHALKGTIRSLEERIMAHKANDLAEANLVKMEKRCQELEKTVGILQRDVQASHKKIDEDIKIIEEQSQTIEANREIMEHKTKAICTLEERLEAVQDEHNSELEKNKLLAEQLESVQKSMKDMEQELMKYKEDKSDNSTFDEMVKEIMNNCFQSLYEQIDDAKTIKIIGLTIRQETKAALERQKKK, encoded by the exons aTGCCTGTTGGTGGCTCTAGTAATGCAGGTCAACAATCCGACGAGGATGACGATTTTTTCAAACCAACCACAAA TTCAACActcgcaaaggtttttgggaTTTCGAAAATTGTTCCTCCAACAAAACAATCATCTGTGCATTCTTCCAAACCCAGCAGACAAAGCACGTCAAAGTTGTCCGATCGTTACGGGGCGTCTTCATTCAGATACGTTCCACCGCAGGAAGTAATCGAATCGGGAGATGAGAGCGCGCGAGTGAAAACAGCTGTCGAGTGGAACTTGTTGCAGGCCAGTGTAGTTACTGCTTATAGACT CGTTGATGGCGAGAATATATCCCAAGGAAGGCTCGGGCTAGCATTGCTCCGATCTGATGCCGAGTTTAGAATTTTACTTTATCGAACAAAAACCGATGCATTAGCCACTTTAAATGTTTCGAAATCAACAAAACTATTCCTGCGAAATGACTATCTTCAATTCCAAAGCGACGACGAATGCTTTTGGAGTATTCTGTTCGAAAACGATTCGGAGCTAAGTCGTTTACTGTCAACTCTCGATGGCGCTTGTCTATTGAGTGGAGAGAAGACGCAGTCCAAACCGATTCCTGCTTCCAGATCGAATCCAGTGATTGAAGAACCTAATTCGGACGTGGATAAAAGCAAAGCCAACTTGATTTCACGTATGGCCAGAGTCGGGCAATCGATTTTTCCACAGGAAAAACAATCCTTTGCATCCGAAATAAGCGACTCTTCGGATACGGACACCCGTATCGAGACGATCCCTCGATCTAACTTTTCGTCACATCATCGAAGGGTTGCGAGCAGCAGCAAGGTTCTTCCCGTGACCATTGGAATGCAAATGATTCCCACGAGCTCTGTGCTCACGACTGCCGACCATAATATGATGCAAACGGCTACCGATGTTAACCTCAATCTGTTTATGACCGAAAGCCGCATGCAGGGAACCGAGATGCGCATGAACCTTTCCAAGCTTGAAGGAAAGTTGGATCGGATGATGGACAAAATTGACAACATGCAAGGATTAGCTGGGGTGGGTGGAAAATCGAGCGCCGACAAGGACGAAGAAATGTTAGCGTTGGAGGAGAAAATACTCGGATTGAGAAAAGAAAATCATGCCCTGAAGGGAACTATAAGAAGCCTGGAGGAAAGAATAATGGCTCATAAAGCGAATGACTTGGCGGAAGCAAATCTAGTGAAGATGGAGAAACGATGTCAGGAATTAGAGAAAACAGTTGGAATATTACAACGAGATGTTCAGGCTAGTCATAAGAAAATTGATGAAGatataaaaataattgaagagCAAAGTCAAACGATTGAAGCGAATAGAGAAATTATGGAGCATAAAACCAAAGCAATTTGCACTTTAGAAGAACGATTGGAAGCTGTTCAAGATGAACACAATTCTGAGCTTGAGAAGAACAAATTGTTGGCCGAACAGTTGGAAAGTGTACAGAAGTCAATGAAGGACATGGAGCAGGAGCTGATGAAATATAAGGAGGATAAATCTGACAACAGTACATTCGATGAGATGGTGAAAGAAATTATGAACAATTGTTTTCAAAGTTTGTACGAACAAATAGATGATGCGAAGACAATAAAAATTATCGGACTCACCATAAGACAAGAAACGAAAGCGGCTCTCGAGCGTCAGAAgaagaaataa
- the LOC129778201 gene encoding zinc finger CCCH-type with G patch domain-containing protein yields MSTEQELNDSIAQYEKQLSQVEQAIVAANSQEERKDLENLKSDLSELLKLTRETLEHEHGGGAEKSNPIDDEFARFMAEINATDDVQPTNVVEPDEDMSESFKDLIGSKCSAPHVHKWGSEAHHNALICSLDSSNLAEVMVKVLYINPTHQEMIPCSYYLEGECKFSDEKCRFSHGETVLLKELKEYREPKFELLKKKGAVVLAKQKNRLWGKGTVKDTDFTNKTCRVQLDESKRELELPFEDVFPIDSKDDNDEGSASNSGSETDSSNDELFEGNSRAIDYAQIIQKSLLNPSAADRLGDWEKHTKGIGSKIMRKMGYVIGSGLGSKGDGIVVPVGAQVLPQGKSLDYCMQLREQANGERDLFSVEKKLKRQQMIKAKQDAQTYARNKRKKDVFSFINSDILGSSEDGSGTSSKNSKLDLPSCSSKNLNIASLKLAEQTKRLEMEVERMTHSLTRHQPGSQMHSSIRKQITSKQAEIAQAQATEQTISREQRLRSDKKKLTVF; encoded by the exons ATGAGCACCGAGCAAGAACTTAATGACTCCATTGCACAATATGAGAAGCAG CTCTCGCAAGTGGAGCAAGCAATAGTGGCTGCCAACAGTCAGGAGGAACGTAAGGATTTGGAAAATCTCAAAAGCGACTTGAGCGAGTTGCTGAAGCTAACTCGAGAGACACTGGAGCATGAACACGGTGGAGGAGccgagaaatcaaatcctatCGACGATGAGTTCGCCAGGTTTATGGCCGAAATTAACGCCACAGATGATGTCCAACCCACTAATGTTGTTGAGCCAGATGAAGACATGTCCGAGTCTTTCAAAGATTTGATAGGCAGCAAGTGCTCCGCTCCTCATGTCCACAAGTGGGGTTCGGAAGCTCATCATAACGCACTAATATGTAGCTTGGATTCATCCAACTTAGCAGAAGTGATGGTAAAGGTTTTGTATATTAATCCCACACACCAGGAGATGATACCGTGCTCATACTATCTCGAAGGAGAGTGTAAGTTCAGCGACGAGAAATGTCGCTTCTCCCATGGGGAAACGGTACTCCTAAAAGAACTTAAAGAGTATCGCGAGCCAAAGTTTGAACTGCTGAAGAAAAAAGGTGCAGTAGTATTGGCTAAACAGAAGAACCGTCTTTGGGGTAAGGGTACTGTAAAAGATACTGATTTTACAAACAAGACATGTCGAGTTCAACTCGATGAAAGCAAACGGGAATTGGAATTACCTTTCGAAGATGTTTTTCCGATAGATAGCAAGGACGATAATGATGAAGGGTCTGCGTCTAATTCGGGCTCAGAAACGGATTCTTCGAATGATGAACTTTTCGAAGGCAACAGTCGAGCAATCGATTACGCACAGATTATTCAGAAAAGTCTACTTAACCCATCGGCAGCGGATCGACTTGGTGACTGGGAGAAGCACACCAAAGGAATCGGATCGAAGATAATGCGTAAGATGGGATACGTGATAGGATCTGGTCTGGGTAGTAAGGGTGACGGAATAGTAGTTCCTGTTGGGGCACAAGTTTTGCCCCAGGGTAAATCTCTGGACTACTGCATGCAGCTTCGTGAGCAGGCCAATGGAGAGCGTGATTTATTCAGCGTAGAAAAGAAACTGAAGCGGCAACAAATGATAAAGGCCAAACAAGACGCCCAGACATACGCTCGAAACAAACGAAAGAAGgatgttttcagttttattaACAGTGATATCCTCGGGAGCAGCGAGGACGGTTCTGGTACGAGCagcaaaaattcaaaacttgatTTGCCAAGCTGTTCATCGAAAAATTTAAACATCGCTAGTTTGAAGCTAGCCGAACAAACCAAGAGACTGGAGATGGAGGTGGAAAGGATGACACATTCCTTGACACGCCACCAACCGGGCTCACAAATGCACTCCAGCATACGGAAACAAATTACCAGCAAACAAGCCGAAATAGCCCAAGCACAAGCTACTGAACAAACTATTTCCAGAGAGCAGCGGCTGAGATCCGAcaagaaaaaattgacagtattTTAG